GGAACGGCGATGCAGCGCATCCCGGCCGCGTGCGCCGCCGCCGCGCCCGGGGCCGCGTCCTCGACGACCACACAGTCGGCGGGCGCGCTCCCCAGCAGCCGGGCCGCCGCCAGGAAGACGTCGGGCTCCGGCTTGCCCCGGGGGACCTCCTCGGCGGACACGGTCGTCGTGATCAGGGTGTCGAGGCCGGTGGCGGCGAGCACCGCTTCGATGGCCGCCCGGGAGGAACCGGAGGCCACGGCCAGGGGGACACCCGCCGCGTGCAGCAGCTCGACAAAGGCCCGCATCTGCGGGAACACCTCGGTCGCGGTCCGCGCCAGCGCCAGATAGTGCCGGTTCTTCCCGGCGAGCAGGGTCTCGACAGATGCCTCGATGCCGTACTCCCCGCGCAGGATCTCCAGCGTCTCCCGGGTGCCGATACCGATGAACCGGCTGTGCCGCTCCCAGTCGTAGTCCGTCACGCCGTACTCCGCGAGCAGTCGGCGGCCCGCTTCCCAGTAGTTCGGCTCGCTGTCCACCAGAGTGCCGTCGAGATCGAAAATGACCGAAGTGGTACGCGGAATGCTCATGATCTCAGCATGCCAAGTCCCTCCGGGACCGTCTGTACGGCCTCCCGAACGCCTCCGGTCGCCTCCGATCGGCGCGGATCGCCTCCGAAGGGCTGGCCGCCACGGTGCGCGGGGCTCTTTGCCGGAGCATGGGGACCGTCTCGCGTGGAGGATTGCGCTGGAGGGCAAACGCTTGGAACGGACATGCCCGACCAGGGAGAGTGGAACCACCACGAACGCGTGAGAACGCCTCGGCGGACCGCACCGGCCTTGGGGGGACGGGTGTGTGACGCCGGGCATCCGGGGCCCGGGTGCTCCGTGCCGGACGGTGGCCTACGGGGGTGGTCACCGTACGGCGGCCGGAGCATCCGGGCCCGTTCCCGCCGTTCTCCGTGTTCGTGGGTGAACCAGCGGGGCGGCGGCGGGAGGGGGGTGGGGGAGGGACCGTGATGGCACATCCATATCACTCGGGCATTTCGCCGTTGAGCAGGGCGATGCCCAGCCGGGTGATCCGATGCCGTACCGCACCGCCCTCCCGGCGGGTCTCCAGCAGCCCCGCCTTCCGCAGCACGGCGGTGTGGCGGCTGACGACCGGCGGTGCGACGCCGACCCGCCGCCCCAGCTCGGTGGTGGTCCCGGTGTGCGCCGCCGCTTCGAGCAGCGCGGCCCGGGTCCGCCCGAGCAGCGCCACCACCGGCGCAGTGCCGTCCGCGTCGGCACGCATCGGATCGCGGATCAGCCGGCCCAGCGGCGGAGAGATCGGATAGACCAGAACGGGCGGCTGCTCCCCGTCCATCAGGGTGATCGGCTGGATACGGCAGAAGTACGAGGGCACCAGCACCAGACCGCGCCCGCCGAGATACACGTCCTGATCCGCGTAGACCGGTATCTGGAGCACCGGCGCCTCCCAGACGACCCGGGGGTGCAACTGGGACAGGAGCCGGTCGAGACCACCACTGAGCAGCGCCCGCGCCTGCTGGGCGCGGTCGGCCTCGGCATGGGCCAGCATGGCTCCCTGGTACGGGGCCAGCGCCCGCCGGTGGTACGCGGTCATCGCGTCGCCGAGCCGCCGCAGCGCCCCCGGATCGCCGCTGCCGAGCGCACGGGTCCACGGCGTGGGCGGGCTCTCCGCCGCGAGCTGGGACAGCTCCGCCTTCAGCCGGGCGCGGGGCGTGGACAGCACCCGGTCGAGCTGCGCGCCGAACCCGTCCTCCCCGCGCCCGGGGGTGAGGAAGTCGGGGGAGTAGCCCCAGGGTCTGGCCAGTTGGGTCAGCAGCCGCAGCGGGGACGGCTCCCGCACCAGCGGGCGGACGGTCCGGCGCCACTCGCTGAACGCGAGATGGCCGTGGTCGGGCTCCTGCGCCAGATGCA
The nucleotide sequence above comes from Streptomyces clavuligerus. Encoded proteins:
- a CDS encoding HAD family hydrolase — encoded protein: MSIPRTTSVIFDLDGTLVDSEPNYWEAGRRLLAEYGVTDYDWERHSRFIGIGTRETLEILRGEYGIEASVETLLAGKNRHYLALARTATEVFPQMRAFVELLHAAGVPLAVASGSSRAAIEAVLAATGLDTLITTTVSAEEVPRGKPEPDVFLAAARLLGSAPADCVVVEDAAPGAAAAHAAGMRCIAVPYEEATAADPAFARADLLYAGGQSAFTAEGAYAWLRSR
- a CDS encoding ArsR/SmtB family transcription factor; this translates as MLRIHFTGDDLRRVTVADGFDPLWEVLLSLHLAQEPDHGHLAFSEWRRTVRPLVREPSPLRLLTQLARPWGYSPDFLTPGRGEDGFGAQLDRVLSTPRARLKAELSQLAAESPPTPWTRALGSGDPGALRRLGDAMTAYHRRALAPYQGAMLAHAEADRAQQARALLSGGLDRLLSQLHPRVVWEAPVLQIPVYADQDVYLGGRGLVLVPSYFCRIQPITLMDGEQPPVLVYPISPPLGRLIRDPMRADADGTAPVVALLGRTRAALLEAAAHTGTTTELGRRVGVAPPVVSRHTAVLRKAGLLETRREGGAVRHRITRLGIALLNGEMPE